CGCTCCCGAATCTGCCGATCCCGGTACTGGAGTCGCAACACGAATCATGGTTTCTCCGACGAACAGGTGAGGTTTCGCGAAATTCCCGTGTCGTTGCTCCGATAGCTCTGCCGCTCGTTTTCGCGCCGCGGTGCCCGGCACCGGGAAACCGAGGAAGTTTTCCGAAGAACTTCCGGAGCCGCGTGAGGGGAGAGCGGGTCAGAAAACGTTCCCGACCTCCCGTGCCACGATCTCGTCCATGTTGCGCTCGGCCAGCGCGGCGATGGTCATGGACGGGTTGCAGGCACCCGTCGATCCCGGGATGAGCGCCCCGTCGGTGACGTAGAGCCCGCGCTGACCGAGCACCCTGCCGTGGGTGTCGCACACCGTCCCGATGGTGGCGCCCCCGAGCGGGTGGAAGGTGGTGGTGTCGAAGGCGGTGGTGTCCAGCGTGAGGTTCGTCAGCTGGTCCGTCAGGCTCCCACCGACGATGCTCCGTATCCGTTCGTGGATCCGGCCGGTGAGTTCCGCGTCGTAGGTCCGGCTCCAGTGCAGCACTGCGTCGTCGCGATGCGGGTCGTAGCGGAACTCACCGGCCGGCCGCACGATCCCGAAGCCGATGACGCTGGTGGTGCCCAGGTCGACCGGGAACGGCACCGGACCGTGCACGACGGTTACCGGGCCGTCCGGGTTGTCCCAGTCCCGGACGCCCATGCAGGCGGGACCACCCTGCAGCGGCCCGGGGCTGTCTCCCAGCGGTGTCCAGGAGAAGATCCGGTCCCCGTTGTTGCCCCAGTTCGTGCCGACCCCCTCGGGCAGGTCCGGGACCAGTCCCTTCGCCCCGGCCTTCACGAGCAACCGGCTGGTCCCCGCCGAACCGGCGCCGAGGAACAGCGCGTCGGTGGTGATCCGCTTGCGCTCGCGCACCGTGCCGTCGGTGGTGATGTGGTCGACCCGCACGACCCACTTGCCGGACGGGGCGCGCTCGATGTCGCGGACCACGTGCAGCGTGGCCACCTCCACGCGCCCGGTCGCCTCCGCCGCCGCGAGGTAGGTGACGTCGACGCTGCGCTTGCCGCCGTTGTTGACCCCGTAGAGCACGTCCCCCGTGGTGTAGGA
The nucleotide sequence above comes from Actinopolyspora erythraea. Encoded proteins:
- a CDS encoding GMC oxidoreductase yields the protein MPGSLGRRELLKGTAATAALGMTTSAAGTASAAPTVSEHRRAVVIGSGFGGSIAALRLARAGVRVLMLERGIRWPTGPNAETFPHMFSPDRRASWLTPGPVLTGSPPSAWWPYTGVLERVRGAGMDILCGSGVGGGSLVYHGMTIQPSAEHFTRSMPRGLDYERFDRDYYRRVESVLRPAGIPDDLLHAPEYRAVKQFHDHVVRAGMEPYRVPLPVDWNFARRELRGEMTPSYTTGDVLYGVNNGGKRSVDVTYLAAAEATGRVEVATLHVVRDIERAPSGKWVVRVDHITTDGTVRERKRITTDALFLGAGSAGTSRLLVKAGAKGLVPDLPEGVGTNWGNNGDRIFSWTPLGDSPGPLQGGPACMGVRDWDNPDGPVTVVHGPVPFPVDLGTTSVIGFGIVRPAGEFRYDPHRDDAVLHWSRTYDAELTGRIHERIRSIVGGSLTDQLTNLTLDTTAFDTTTFHPLGGATIGTVCDTHGRVLGQRGLYVTDGALIPGSTGACNPSMTIAALAERNMDEIVAREVGNVF